AGGGAATCGTTGCTCCAATCCCACCAGGTTACAAGCTTTCTTCTAAAGCTGCCGATGTGTTACAAGCCATCCGCAATGCAGATTCAGGTCAACAAATTACCATCCTACGCAATACCGTAATTAGCATGGGATTCGATCCGAATGCTCCTGGTAGTTACAAAAAAGTCTCGGAGCCAGTAGCTCCTCCCACTGCACCAGCATTTCGGACTAAAGTCACCATTGAAGGTATCAACAATCCTACGGTACTTGGCTATATCAACAACATGAATGCCAATGACTTTGATGCTGCGGTTTCTCTGTTTCGTTCCGAAGGTGCTTTGCAACCTCCCTTTGAAAGACCAATTGTTGGTCAAGACGCAATTCGCGCTTATATGCGTGAAGAATGCCAGGGATTGAAGATGCTCCCAGAGCGCGGCGTATCTGAGCCTGTGGAAGATGGCTATACCCAAGTTAAAGTTACAGGCAAAGTCCAAACCCCTTGGTTCGGAGCCAGCGTGGGCATGAATATTGCATGGCGCTTTTTGATAGATCCCCAAGGCAAAATCTTCTTTGTAGCGATTGACTTGTTGGCTTCTCCTAAAGAACTGCTGAACCTAGTACGTAAATAGAGGGCTAGATTAGTTGCTGCTTAAGCGTGGATGAGGCTTAGCCCGTCGTAGACATCGCCACGCTTAAGCAAAAGAAACTGATAGCAGCTTCTTTAGTATCTTAATGTTGCGATCGCTATTGAAAAAAACCGATTCATCAGCGATATTTTAAAAAATTGTTAAATAGTTTTAAGGTGGATGCGGAGTTTTCTAAAGTCGCAAAATATACTAAATTGCAATAAGTATACTGACTTCTAGAACTTTTCTTGCTTAAAAGTATCTCAACTATTTTTTACTTGTTTATATTTAAATAACAATATATCTTTGGATAGAGTAATAATTTATTCATCTACCAAGAGTAATAAATTATCAATGACTTTTTTCAATTCCTCTGAGCCGCTCCTGCGTGACAAACAGCAAGAGCTAGATTTTCAAGATATTCAAGGTTTAGTCTGTCTCAACTACCAAATTGGAAATTTCATCCTCTTTTCAAAGTTTTATACTCGCGTCGACCAAGCATTTATTCTCTGGGGACTAATTTCATCTGGAATTTTCGTAACTGCTCAGTTTCTACCCATTAGCTGGAGTAGCCAAGCTATTTTGTGGTCAGTGCTTACCTTATTGGGTGCAGTTGGCATGGTAAGTTTAACTTGGTTTTGGGCAACTGTAGAACAGCTACGCTGGGTTGTTTATAGCTGGGCGATTTTAATCTTAATGGGTTTAATCTTGACCGATCTAAGTATTTTTTTGGGGTGGGGAGAGGTGTTGATCCGTTTGTGTCCACTGTGGTTAGGATTAAGTGCCATCGGCTACCTTTGCACCGGGATAGGAATGCGTTCACGCACATTTATTCTGATGGGGTTTATTCATTTGCTGGGAATTTTAGTTTTACCATACTGCGGTGTCATGCAATTTCTCTCAACGGGGCTAATTATGACCGTGAGTTTACTGTTACTAGCAGAATTACAATGGGATATGCAATCTTCAAGTGATTACAACCAATTAACACCACAACAAAAGCAGTTTAACCAAGTACAGTCCCAACGGCGTCAAATGAGCGGCTAGAGTTAATAAAGAATTAAAATCTTACTTTAGATACGCCTGTATAGCCAATATAGCTCTCTCTCTTGGCTAGTTAGTATTCCTACCCTAGAGAGAGGGTTTTTTAGAGAAGGGTTAGTTATTGTAGTTAGTGATAAGAAACAACACTGTATGGGTGTTATGCCGCTGTGATCCATTATCAGACATCCAAGGAGAGCGATCGCAGATGTTTGAACAGTGTAAATCAATCAAAACCTTGACGGTGTGGAGTTTTTGTCGCTTCCTCCACTTTATTATCACTGAAGGGAAGGTTAAATTCTTTATCAGAGCGGTCTAAGGTGTTAAACGTCTGGTGTTTTTTATGTTACAAGTTAGTTTTGATACTCCAATATCCTTGATTCAAAATAAATTAAGGATATTAGAGTTTCACATCTAATGTAACTATCTGTTAGTTGGCGTTTGTGTATCAAAATATTCACGCCAACGACTAATTTGACTATCTCTAAAATCTACAACAATTACGTCATCAGCTTTATTACGATGACCTGTCGCTTTTTCTGTATCTTCGTAGTACCACTCTACTGCTGCCTGATTTGCTCCAATGATAATCCGTTGGATGTCTATTTTAACATCTGAATACTCTTGTTTAAAATTGGCAAGTCCTTCTCGAATTCTTTCTTGCCCCCGCCAGCATTGACCAGGTATGATTAGTTCTCCATCAACTGTAAACAATTGTGCAAGAGCATCGATATCTTGAGCAACCCATGCATCTTTAGCTTTTTCTATTAATATCTGGATATCTTGTTGGTTCATAGACTGACTGGCAAATAAAGGTGTGCTAAAAGTTAAGCTAACAAATATAGTTCCTAACACTAGCCATTGAGATAGCCAAAGCATCTAGATTTTTCTACCCTCTAAAGTATCAAGCTTATAGAGCATTAGTAAAATTTAACCAGAAGTTGTGTGGTGCGATCGCACCTGCGAAAAGTCAGGTTTTGATTGGATGCAGAATATCTGTAATGTTGATGTTAATTCTACAGCCAAAACTGGCGATCGCCTTCCATCTGGCTAGGACGAATACCTTGCAAACGTAGATAAGCCATGCGATCAGATCCATATAATGGCATAGGTAAGCGAGGTTCTTTTAAAGCTCCATGATGCAATAACGTAAGTTTTAGAGTAGTTTCTAAAACACTTTCTATTGAGATTTGGTGTCCTTTCTCATGAATTGTTAAACGTATAGGACGAGCCAAACCAACTTTATCAGGAACTTTAGTTGTTACCAGAATTGCTTCACGAGATGATAAACGAAGTCCTAAGCCTTGTGAAGGTGCTATGACAACTTTTTGTTTTAAGTTATACAGTCGAGGAATACCAGACTTTTTACATTCCACCAAAATAAACTTAGCTCCTATTGCCTTAGCTCTATCTACTAAATAATCAGCTTCATTCCCAACAAAGGAACCATCACGATAAATTAAGACTGTTTTGTTTGCTAATTCAGCAGCAGGTAGTAATCGCTCCAATAGTTTAGGTGGTATTTCTTCACCATCAATTAAATCATCTTCTAGTTGATAACGAACAAACTCCCCTTGTTTGCCATAGAGACGTATACTAGC
This portion of the Nostoc sp. GT001 genome encodes:
- a CDS encoding nuclear transport factor 2 family protein produces the protein MLWLSQWLVLGTIFVSLTFSTPLFASQSMNQQDIQILIEKAKDAWVAQDIDALAQLFTVDGELIIPGQCWRGQERIREGLANFKQEYSDVKIDIQRIIIGANQAAVEWYYEDTEKATGHRNKADDVIVVDFRDSQISRWREYFDTQTPTNR
- a CDS encoding orange carotenoid protein N-terminal domain-containing protein: MSFTIQSAQSIFPGTLVADVVPTVVESFSKLNAEDQLALLWFAYTEMGRSITVAAPGAANMILAQGLLEQIKQMPFEAQTQVMYDLANRADTPLCRSYASFTVNIKLGFWYQLGEWMAQGIVAPIPPGYKLSSKAADVLQAIRNADSGQQITILRNTVISMGFDPNAPGSYKKVSEPVAPPTAPAFRTKVTIEGINNPTVLGYINNMNANDFDAAVSLFRSEGALQPPFERPIVGQDAIRAYMREECQGLKMLPERGVSEPVEDGYTQVKVTGKVQTPWFGASVGMNIAWRFLIDPQGKIFFVAIDLLASPKELLNLVRK